The following are from one region of the Syntrophales bacterium genome:
- a CDS encoding type II toxin-antitoxin system Phd/YefM family antitoxin codes for MNSTSVSIAEGKKGFSRLIHDTVEKRENTIVTRRGKPVAVIVPYDEYERNARREGYQNIMKVREAFIKAGVSAADVYRESRTQLEEKP; via the coding sequence ATGAACAGTACATCAGTTAGCATTGCCGAAGGCAAGAAAGGTTTCAGCCGCCTTATTCACGATACCGTGGAAAAAAGAGAGAATACCATTGTCACAAGGCGCGGGAAACCGGTAGCCGTCATCGTTCCCTACGACGAATATGAGCGCAATGCCCGCAGGGAAGGTTATCAAAACATCATGAAAGTCAGGGAGGCTTTTATAAAGGCCGGAGTCAGCGCCGCCGATGTCTATCGGGAATCCAGAACTCAAC